One Bacteroidota bacterium genomic window carries:
- a CDS encoding metallophosphoesterase → MKNSFKYLTAFIAISAMLTTIFANNLPGEPVNALTIVKSNVELSENIANPPVNNSVEVVQLTFSEALDKATVQGSVKLFRIDAKGTASEVPCYLRTDYYNPAILSINTKPVQKFADGVEYKIEVNGNLKSKSGATMGGGSSLYFATNVEPAFSGSKKEVKRNKIVVISDIHLGMDSKFAEINKNFPNLVDLVTKVGNSPDVKELVIGGDLMDQWFIPMNYKTPADEAAFVDAIAANNKPFVDAIVAIIKEGKIKVTYAPGNHDLTVKDSDIARVFPGINQARGSVQGLGEYVTGDKNSIVIEHGHKYNFFCAPDQISIRKTTKNTTSIMPPGYFFTRIATSSIVEGKPKTENSFPLYNVDKNDPEQLLLNYYYMTWKGILETLPVKEKFTEKVIVTNIDGMNDTYAMSDVIPQFNAKTGKFSVNVYDGLVTSWEKRQEMNGVKVKNSAADAILGANDDDLTDFQAKLQYFDADPSKRIVIFGHTHKAKVVPFENLKGQKTIYANSGTWIDHSLNYPNSTFVVVTEGGNDSPLTFVNLYQYTGNGTVTQWGTAQAITH, encoded by the coding sequence ATGAAAAATTCATTCAAATATTTAACAGCATTTATTGCTATTTCTGCCATGCTGACAACAATCTTCGCAAATAATCTGCCGGGGGAACCTGTAAATGCGCTGACAATTGTCAAATCAAATGTGGAACTGTCGGAAAACATCGCCAATCCACCTGTCAACAACTCGGTGGAAGTTGTGCAGCTCACTTTCAGCGAAGCTCTCGATAAGGCAACAGTTCAGGGGAGTGTAAAACTTTTCCGGATAGACGCAAAAGGGACAGCATCAGAAGTGCCCTGTTATCTTCGGACAGATTACTACAATCCGGCAATATTGTCAATAAATACCAAACCGGTACAAAAATTTGCCGATGGTGTGGAGTATAAAATTGAAGTAAACGGGAATCTGAAATCAAAATCGGGAGCTACCATGGGTGGAGGCTCCTCCCTCTATTTCGCAACCAATGTTGAACCTGCTTTCTCCGGATCAAAGAAGGAAGTGAAGAGAAATAAAATTGTCGTGATCAGCGACATACACCTCGGAATGGACAGCAAATTCGCCGAGATAAACAAAAACTTCCCTAATCTCGTTGATCTTGTAACAAAAGTTGGAAATTCTCCCGATGTGAAGGAGCTGGTTATCGGCGGTGATCTTATGGATCAATGGTTCATTCCGATGAACTACAAAACTCCCGCAGATGAAGCTGCCTTTGTGGATGCCATCGCTGCCAACAACAAACCATTTGTTGATGCTATTGTTGCAATCATAAAAGAAGGAAAAATTAAAGTTACCTATGCACCAGGTAACCATGATCTCACTGTGAAAGATTCAGATATCGCCCGGGTTTTCCCAGGTATCAATCAAGCCCGTGGATCAGTTCAGGGACTTGGCGAGTATGTTACTGGAGACAAGAACTCAATTGTGATTGAGCATGGACACAAGTATAATTTCTTCTGCGCCCCTGATCAAATTTCAATCAGAAAAACCACAAAGAACACCACATCGATAATGCCTCCGGGATACTTCTTTACCCGTATCGCAACTTCCTCGATTGTAGAGGGGAAACCGAAAACAGAGAACTCGTTTCCGCTCTACAATGTCGATAAAAATGACCCCGAACAGTTGCTTCTGAATTACTATTATATGACCTGGAAAGGGATTCTTGAAACGCTCCCAGTCAAGGAAAAATTCACTGAAAAAGTAATCGTCACCAATATCGATGGGATGAATGACACTTATGCAATGAGTGATGTAATCCCTCAGTTCAACGCAAAAACGGGTAAATTCTCTGTGAATGTTTATGACGGACTCGTTACTTCATGGGAAAAACGGCAGGAAATGAATGGTGTGAAAGTTAAAAATTCCGCTGCAGATGCAATTCTCGGTGCAAACGATGACGATCTTACCGATTTTCAGGCAAAACTTCAATATTTTGATGCAGACCCCTCCAAAAGAATCGTTATTTTTGGACATACACACAAGGCAAAGGTTGTGCCTTTTGAGAACCTCAAAGGACAAAAAACGATTTATGCCAATTCCGGCACATGGATCGACCACTCCCTCAACTATCCAAACAGTACATTCGTGGTTGTTACCGAAGGCGGCAACGATTCACCCCTTACTTTCGTGAATCTCTACCAGTACACAGGTAACGGAACCGTAACCCAATGGGGAACAGCTCAGGCGATCACTCACTAA
- a CDS encoding metallophosphoesterase, which produces MKPGYKLYFSLLILPALVLTGCKSDSPNGPAVNPSLVSSNIALSKDAGDPPVNNSVETIELTFSEALDTAGLTSFVKVYKMDSTGNPVKLPAYVALDQFNKAIIRIKTAPVQKFPDGMEYKIEIDGALKTKTGTPLGANYTGYFATNRTFTFLGDPTLNSLRTQVVVISDIHLGMDNSFAECNANRAALVSFLTKIKNSPNVKELVIAGDLIDQWFVPMEYQPPTSEAAFVDAIAANNQAIMDAFKAIIAEGQIKLTYAPGNHDILVTAADMERILPGINQARGSVQGIGEYKTGLQNEIIVEHGHKYNLFVAPDPISNRNITGNTTSILPPGYFFTRIATSSVVQGKPVSPNVWPDITYDKNDPMQELLYLYYQTWKSILVTLPIKQKFSDKVMTTNIDGFTANYSVNDILPQVNPTTGKLEVVLFDNMLATWDQRQTMNGVKVKTPVKDAIILANDSHLTDNQSKFQYFDTDGSIRIVIFGHTHEARILTFKNLNGKKTIYANSGTWIDHSLAHPGMIFTVVNEAGAGSPLSIVNNYQYSANGTVTQWETAQAITK; this is translated from the coding sequence ATGAAACCAGGATACAAGTTATATTTCTCATTGTTAATTCTCCCCGCTTTAGTATTGACGGGATGTAAATCGGACTCGCCCAACGGTCCCGCAGTTAACCCTTCCCTCGTAAGTTCCAATATCGCCCTGTCGAAAGATGCCGGTGACCCCCCTGTAAATAATTCAGTCGAAACCATTGAATTGACATTCAGCGAGGCACTTGATACTGCCGGCTTGACTTCCTTTGTTAAAGTGTACAAAATGGACTCCACAGGTAATCCCGTAAAACTCCCTGCTTATGTGGCTCTCGATCAGTTTAACAAAGCGATTATAAGAATAAAAACCGCGCCTGTACAAAAATTCCCCGACGGAATGGAGTATAAAATTGAAATAGATGGTGCTCTGAAAACCAAAACCGGCACTCCACTCGGTGCCAATTATACCGGCTATTTCGCCACAAACCGCACATTCACATTCCTTGGCGACCCGACTCTGAATTCACTTAGAACCCAGGTGGTGGTTATAAGTGACATTCATCTCGGAATGGATAACAGTTTCGCAGAGTGTAACGCCAACCGTGCCGCTCTGGTCAGTTTCCTGACAAAGATAAAAAACTCACCCAATGTGAAGGAACTTGTTATCGCAGGGGACTTGATCGATCAGTGGTTCGTTCCCATGGAATATCAGCCACCAACATCCGAAGCAGCATTTGTTGACGCCATTGCAGCCAACAATCAGGCAATAATGGATGCTTTTAAGGCAATAATTGCTGAAGGACAGATCAAACTGACCTACGCTCCGGGCAACCACGACATTCTGGTGACTGCCGCAGATATGGAAAGAATTCTGCCCGGAATCAATCAGGCACGCGGTTCTGTTCAAGGAATAGGCGAGTACAAAACGGGACTTCAAAACGAAATTATCGTCGAACATGGTCATAAATACAACCTCTTCGTTGCTCCCGATCCAATTTCGAACAGAAACATAACCGGTAACACTACTTCAATTCTCCCCCCGGGATACTTCTTCACGAGAATCGCCACATCCTCGGTAGTCCAGGGGAAACCTGTATCACCGAATGTCTGGCCCGATATCACCTATGATAAAAACGACCCGATGCAGGAGTTGCTCTATCTTTACTATCAGACATGGAAATCGATTCTTGTTACCCTGCCAATCAAGCAGAAATTTTCAGACAAGGTAATGACCACGAACATCGATGGATTTACAGCCAATTATTCAGTCAATGACATCCTCCCACAGGTTAATCCAACAACCGGGAAGCTTGAAGTGGTGCTGTTCGACAATATGCTTGCAACCTGGGATCAGAGACAAACCATGAACGGAGTCAAAGTAAAAACACCCGTAAAAGACGCCATTATTCTTGCAAACGACAGTCATCTCACTGACAATCAGTCGAAATTTCAATATTTTGATACAGACGGCTCGATAAGAATTGTAATTTTTGGTCACACTCATGAAGCACGGATTTTAACCTTCAAAAATCTTAACGGTAAAAAGACCATCTATGCGAATTCGGGCACATGGATAGATCATTCACTGGCACATCCCGGGATGATATTCACCGTGGTTAACGAGGCAGGTGCCGGTTCACCACTCAGCATCGTTAACAATTATCAATATTCCGCCAACGGTACTGTAACCCAATGGGAAACGGCACAGGCAATCACCAAGTAA
- a CDS encoding ATP-binding protein, which yields MRNLPLGIQNLSEIIEGGMIYVDKTKHIPKLVDSSKYAFISRPRRFGKSLFISTLEEFFRGNRELFRGLDVYDYPKWDSFPVIRIDFSTTDNSTANLLQDSISERILALANDYEVSIETSIRSLYLSDLIESLHKKYNKRVVILIDEYDKPITDHFTEPEKADANRDVLRNIYSPIKGLDSKIRFMFFTGVSKFANLSLFSGLNQISDISFDSKFTSLFGYSQEELESCFAEHIEFSAAKFNVDKQLLLSELKLWYNGYSWDGKNFLYNPFSILSFFTDSSFRNFWFTSGSPNFLIKLIALNNYDVSSLQNTLAIETSFDSIGTGSPSLTNILFQTGYLTVKSTYLDNFREIFKLDFPNFEVKDSLYSYLFADVSSSDSDLVTANISTLRNSLANEDFVTFLNILKSLFAQIPSHLHVPQEKFYHSLFIMVMYMSRIQMESEVNTNAGRIDGVIEFSDKIYIIEFKYNLPPEDGLKQIKEKKYYEKYLSCGKRLLMIGVSFTKDEITMVVE from the coding sequence ATGCGGAATCTCCCGTTAGGCATTCAGAATCTCTCTGAAATTATAGAGGGAGGTATGATATATGTCGACAAAACGAAACATATACCAAAACTGGTTGACAGTTCCAAATATGCCTTCATATCCCGTCCTCGCAGATTTGGGAAATCTCTCTTTATTTCAACTCTGGAAGAATTTTTTAGAGGTAATAGAGAGCTTTTTAGGGGTTTGGATGTTTACGATTACCCAAAGTGGGATTCCTTCCCCGTCATTCGAATTGATTTTTCAACTACCGACAATTCCACCGCCAATTTACTTCAAGACTCCATTTCCGAAAGAATATTGGCACTGGCAAATGATTATGAAGTCAGTATTGAGACCTCAATCAGGTCTTTGTATCTTTCCGATCTCATCGAATCCCTTCATAAAAAGTATAACAAGCGTGTTGTCATCTTAATTGATGAATATGACAAACCAATTACCGATCATTTTACAGAGCCTGAAAAAGCGGATGCAAACCGGGATGTACTAAGAAACATTTACTCACCAATAAAGGGATTGGACAGCAAGATTCGTTTCATGTTCTTCACCGGGGTGAGCAAATTTGCCAATTTATCATTGTTCTCAGGATTAAATCAGATATCTGATATTTCGTTTGACTCGAAATTCACTTCTCTCTTTGGTTATTCACAGGAGGAACTGGAATCCTGTTTTGCGGAGCATATTGAATTTTCGGCTGCCAAATTCAATGTGGACAAACAGTTGTTGCTGAGTGAATTGAAATTGTGGTACAACGGTTACAGTTGGGACGGAAAAAACTTCCTCTATAATCCCTTCTCCATTCTCAGTTTTTTCACTGATTCGAGCTTTAGAAATTTCTGGTTCACTTCCGGTTCTCCAAATTTCCTGATTAAACTCATTGCCTTAAATAACTATGATGTATCTTCACTTCAAAATACTTTGGCAATTGAAACTTCGTTCGATTCAATCGGCACAGGTTCCCCTTCGCTGACGAACATCTTGTTTCAAACAGGCTATCTTACTGTAAAATCAACATATCTTGATAATTTCAGGGAAATATTCAAACTCGATTTCCCTAATTTTGAAGTGAAAGATTCACTCTACAGTTACTTGTTCGCTGATGTATCGTCCTCGGATTCTGATTTAGTAACCGCAAATATTTCAACTTTAAGAAACTCGTTGGCGAATGAAGATTTTGTCACATTTCTGAACATTCTAAAATCTTTGTTTGCGCAAATTCCTTCTCATCTCCATGTGCCACAAGAGAAGTTTTATCACTCGCTGTTTATAATGGTCATGTACATGTCACGGATTCAGATGGAATCGGAAGTGAATACCAATGCCGGCAGAATTGACGGTGTTATTGAATTCTCTGATAAAATTTACATCATCGAATTCAAATACAATCTCCCCCCTGAAGATGGTTTAAAACAGATAAAAGAGAAGAAATATTATGAAAAATATCTCTCCTGCGGTAAGCGACTGCTAATGATCGGAGTAAGTTTTACCAAAGATGAGATTACCATGGTGGTGGAATAG
- a CDS encoding ATP-binding protein — protein sequence MKNLPLGIQNFAKLRGDESVYIDKTAFIVQLIENFNYVFISRPRRFGKSLFISTLEEFFRGNRELFKDLDIYEYEKWDSFPVIRIDFSQTSNLNAKVFQRSISKRLKTIAEENDIDLSSSIETEILPDLIESLFEKFNKRVVILIDEYDKPITDHFTDSEKADANRDVLRNLYSPLKGLDSKIRFMFFTGVSKFAKLSLFSGLNQISDITLDSKFTTLFGYTQDELEASFEDHINRSAKKFNVEPEMLLQEMKLWYNGYSWDGKNFLYNPFSILNFFSDSNFRNFWFTSGSPNFLIRLIAAKNYDISSFQNTLAVETSFDNIGTGPVSLTNLLFQTGYLTIKSSFLDNFRQVFRLDFPNFEVKDSLFSYLFADVSSTDSDSVTADISTLRNSLLTGDFDSFLNILKSLFAQIPSNLHIPQEKFYHSLFIMVMYMSRIQMESEVNTNIGRIDGVIEFSDKIYIIEFKYNLPPEDGLDQIKQKKYYEKYLTSGKRLFLIGVSFTREEITMVVG from the coding sequence ATGAAAAATCTTCCTCTTGGCATTCAGAATTTTGCGAAACTTCGTGGTGATGAGTCTGTTTATATTGATAAAACGGCTTTTATTGTCCAACTGATTGAAAACTTCAATTATGTCTTCATATCCCGTCCGCGAAGATTTGGTAAATCTCTTTTTATTTCAACTTTGGAAGAATTCTTCAGAGGGAATAGAGAACTTTTCAAAGATCTGGATATTTATGAATACGAGAAGTGGGACAGCTTCCCTGTCATTCGGATTGATTTTTCGCAAACTTCCAACCTGAACGCCAAAGTTTTTCAAAGGTCCATTTCAAAACGACTCAAAACAATTGCCGAAGAGAATGACATAGATCTCAGTTCGTCAATTGAAACTGAGATATTGCCTGACCTTATCGAATCACTCTTTGAAAAATTCAATAAGCGGGTAGTTATTCTCATCGATGAGTATGATAAGCCAATTACAGATCACTTTACCGATTCCGAGAAAGCAGACGCCAACAGAGATGTGCTGAGAAATCTGTACTCCCCACTAAAGGGCTTGGACAGTAAAATTCGATTTATGTTTTTTACCGGGGTAAGTAAATTTGCCAAATTATCTTTATTCTCCGGGTTAAACCAGATTTCCGATATTACCTTGGATTCCAAATTCACAACCCTTTTTGGATACACACAAGATGAACTTGAAGCATCCTTCGAAGATCACATAAACCGTTCGGCGAAAAAATTTAATGTTGAACCTGAAATGTTATTGCAGGAGATGAAATTGTGGTATAATGGTTACAGTTGGGATGGAAAAAACTTCCTCTACAATCCTTTCTCCATACTGAATTTCTTTTCTGATTCAAACTTCAGAAATTTCTGGTTTACTTCAGGGTCGCCAAATTTCCTGATAAGACTTATTGCTGCCAAAAACTATGACATTTCATCATTTCAAAATACTTTGGCTGTAGAAACTTCATTCGATAACATCGGAACAGGTCCTGTTTCCCTTACAAACCTCTTATTCCAAACAGGTTATCTGACAATAAAATCGAGTTTTCTCGATAATTTCCGGCAGGTTTTCAGACTCGATTTTCCAAATTTCGAGGTGAAGGACTCCCTTTTCAGCTATCTTTTTGCAGATGTATCTTCAACCGATTCTGACTCTGTAACTGCCGACATTTCAACACTAAGAAATTCCCTTTTAACCGGGGATTTTGACTCATTTTTGAACATATTAAAATCACTTTTTGCACAAATTCCTTCAAACCTCCACATCCCTCAAGAAAAATTTTATCATTCCCTGTTCATAATGGTAATGTATATGTCCCGTATACAGATGGAATCAGAAGTGAACACAAACATTGGAAGAATCGACGGAGTAATAGAATTTTCAGATAAAATCTACATTATCGAATTCAAATACAACCTCCCCCCGGAAGATGGTCTCGATCAGATCAAACAAAAAAAATATTATGAGAAATACCTGACCTCGGGTAAACGGCTGTTTTTGATCGGCGTCAGTTTTACCCGGGAAGAGATTACCATGGTGGTAGGGTAG